GAACGAGACCTATGACCGGGTTGGCTGCGCTTTTCGGATCGAAGAGGTGGCCGGCGGTTACCAGTTGCTGACTCGGCCGAAGTTCGCCTCGTGGCTGCGGCGGTTGTATCCCCCGCAGATCGAGACGCGATTGAGTAGTCCGGCGCTGGAGACCCTGGCGGTCGTGGCGTATCGTCAGCCGGCAGTGCGTGCCGAGATCGAATCGATTCGCGGCGTGCAGTGCGGCGAGATGCTCCGCTTGTTGATGGAGCGCGATCTCGTGCGGATCATGGGGCGTTCCGAGGAGTTGGGTCGCCCCTATTTGTATGGGACGACCCGGCGTTTCTTGGAACTATTCGGCCTGCGTGACCTGGACGAATTGCCCCGAGCCGAGATACTACGTTTACGCGCGACGCCCCCCGCGGCCGGAGTGACCGCGACACCGGCGATCGCGACATCGTTTTCGCACCCTAGTGGTACCGAGGAGGAGTAGGACGTGACTATGTTAGCGGACCCAGAGCACTTGCTGGACGATCCGAGCGAACGGGACACCACGTGCGGTGGCGTCGTGGCTAGCCTGTTGTCGGTCGTGGAATTCCCGCGCGCGGAAGACGACGACGACTTGGAGGATGAAGACGACGACTTCGAAGACGACGAGGACGATGATGACCTCGACGAAGAAGACGACGACGAGGACGATGATGACCTCGACGACGAAGAAGACGAGTGGGAGGAAGTCGACGACGAGGACGAAGAAGAACTCGACGACGAAGAAGATGATGAAGACGACGACGAAGAGTGGGATGAGGACGAAGAGGAAGACGACGACTGGGACGACGACGAGGATGACGACGAAGACGAAGATGAAGACTGGGAAGATGAAGGCGAGTAGCCTTCTCTCCCGGTAAGTCGGAAGAGCGCGCGGCGTCGGTCCTCGAAACCGACCCGCGCTCGTGCTTCGCGAGGATGGTCGCTCGAGCCGCTCTACGTGCTCAGTCGCGAAGCTGGAACAACCGCTTGAGGGCCTCGAGCAGGCCGTGTACGCTTCCTTGCCGCGCCTCGTCGCGCAGCGATTCCAACGGCGGATGGAGCAGCTTGTTCACCAGTCGGTCGAAAGACTGGCGGACCTCGACGCGGCTGCGATCGTCGAGCTCGGGCAGCTTATTGAAGAGCCGCCGCAGCTCGGCTTCCTTGGGCTCTTCCCAGCCTTGCTTCAGCCGCTGGATGATGGGCCCCGTGGCGCGATGGTGCAATTCGGCCATGAAGGAAGAGGTTTCTTCCTCGATGATGCGTATCGCCCCGGGTAGCTCGCGGTCGCGCTCTTTCTGATTGCGGACGCAGGCCGCGCGCAGGTCGTCGATCGTGTAGAGATACACGCCCAGCATGTCGCCGATGGCGGAATCGAAGTCGCGCGGCATGGCCAGATCGAGCACGAAGAGGGGGCGTTGGTAGCGGGCTTCTTCGATGCGGACAAACTCCGCGCGGCGCACGATCGGCTCTGCCGCGCCGGTGGCCGTAACGACCAGATCGGCGTCGATCAGCAGCCGCTCGAGATCGGTCCAGGGGGCGGCTCGGCCGGAGAACTTGGCCGCCAGCTCGACCGCACGCTGCTGCGTGCGATTCACCACCGTGATGTCCTGCGCCCCGGCATCGCGCAGATAAAGCAGCGTCTCTTCGGCCATTTCGCCGGCGCCGATCGCCAGCACGCGCTTGTCGTCGAAGCGCTCGAAAATCTGCGAGGCGAAATCTCCCACGGCCACGCTCGGGATGCTGACGCGTTTCTGGCTGAGCTGCGTTTCACTTTGCACGCGCCGCGCTACTTTCAAGGCCGCCTGGAAGATGGCGTGCGTGAGCGGTCCCGTACTCTCGCGATCGGTGGCCATCTGGTAGGCCTGTTTCACCTGCGCCAGGATCTGCGGCTCGCCCACGACCATGCTGTCGAGACTGGCCGCCACGGTGAACAAGTGCCGCACGGCGTCCTCGCCGGTCCGTTCGAACAGATCGTCGAAGATCTCGTACAGCTCGATGCCGTGGAATTCGGCCAGGAACTCGGCCACCTGCTGGTGCGTCGGCAGGGCGGCGGGTTCTTCCACCGCCGTGTAAACCTCGACCCGGTTGCAGGTCGACAGGAGCACGGCCTCGGCCTCGGGAAAACGGCGGCGGAAGCGCGCCAGCGCCTCTTGGGCCTGACCGGGCGTAAAGGCCAGCCGTTCGCGGACGGCCACGGGGGAGCGATGATGGCTGCAGCCGACCATCTGGACCTTCATGCCGCGCCCTCCCGCGATGGGATCGCGTCGCGCGCGGGGGCCCCGCCGTGGCCCGATTCGCCCAGCAGCGAGATGCCCAGCGCGAGCACGAGCAGCACGAAGCTCGCCAAGGTGAGGTAGGCCGTCTTGCGCCCGGTGCGCGCCGGCTTGTAGAAGGTGTTGAAGACCGTCACCGCCACGAGCCAACCGACCAGCACCAGCGAGCTGACGATGACCGGGTCGTTCCACGGAACGTATTCGGCCTGCTTGCTGTGATTCACCACATTCAGGACCGCGCCAGATAAGACCCCCAGCCCCAAGAGTATCACGGCCAGGCCGATGGAACGGCCGTTCATGCGCTGTAGCCATTCGAGGCTGGGCAATTGAAAGCGTCGCGTGGGGGGTAGCTTGTGCTTCAGACGATAGGCTCCCACCAAATACATCACACCGGTGACAAAGCCCACGATCAGCGTCACCGTGCCCAGCAGTAACAACACCCCGTGCAGCGAGCCCCACACCAGTGAGGCCCGAGTCTCGGGAAACGGGTGCCGATCGGCCACATAGGCGGCAATGCCTATCAAGGCCAGAACCACCGGCAACAAAAAGAGCCCTAACGGGGCGCGGGGATGGTAGTACATCAGGTATAGATAGAGCACGACCAGCAGCCACGCGGCGACGAGATACCAGTCGAACTCGCTCGACAGCGGCACGGCGGTCTGTGCGGCGCGTTGGGCGAGAAAGATCGTTTGCGCCAGCAGGCCCGCCCCGGCGAACGCGACCATCGCCGCGCCGCGCAGACCGCTACGCAGGAAGAGCCGCGTGACCTCGAGCGCGAGGGCGACCGAGTAACTGGCCGCGAAGCAGATGATCTGGATTTGCCAACTCATGGCCTCTTAGCGTGCCCGGGCGGGGGCGGGCACTTCTTCGACCTCGTTGTCGGCATCCAGGCCATATTCTTTCAGCTTCTTGTGCAGCGTATTGCGATTGATGCCCAGCTTGGCCGCGGCCTTGATCTGCACGTTGTCGCACACGGTCATCACCTGGGCGATTAACTCGCGTTCGACGCGATTGACGATCTTGGCGTGCAGGTTGTCCTCGTGCGGGCCGGCATTCGCCACTCCCTGCTGCACGACCTCGTAGGTGAGCGTTTCCAAGTCGACCGGACGCGAGCGGAATACGCTGCGCTGCTCGCGCCCCAACACGCTGGGGGGTAGGAGATCGGTCGTCAGCTCGTCCCCCACCGCCAGCACGACCGCCCGCTCGATGTAGTTCTGCAACTCGCGGACATTGCCGGGCCAGTGGTAGTCCTGTAAGGCCTCGAGCGCCTCGCGTTCGATGTGGACGACGTAGCGGTCGTTTTCTTCATTGTAATAATTGAGGAAGTGGACGACCAACTCGGGTATATCCTCACGCCGCTCGCGCAGCGGGGGGAGATAGACCGGCACGACGTTCAAGCGATAGTAGAGATCCTCGCGAAAGCGGTCGGCCTCGACCTCGTCGCGCAGATCGCGATTGCTGGCGGCGATGACCCGGGTATCGACGCGGATCGTCTGCGTGTCTCCCACGCGTTCGAACTCGCGCTCCTGCAGGACGCGGAGCAACTTGACCTGCAGCTTGGGAGTGGTGGAGTTGATCTCGTCGAGAAACACGGTGCCGGTGTGGGCCGCCTCGAAGCGTCCCGTGCGATTGTCGATGGCGCCGGTGAACGAGCCACGCACATGGCCGAAGAGCTCGCTCTCGAGCAGGCTTTCGGTAAGGGCGCCGCAGTTGACGCGGACGAAGGGGCCGTTGCCGCGAGGACTGAGTTGGTGGACAGCCTTGGCGATCAGTTCCTTGCCGGTGCCGGTTTCGCCCAACAGCAAGACCGACGTCTTCGAGCGCGCCACTTGCCGGGTCAATTTGTAGACCCGCTGCATGGCTTCGCCATTGCCGATGATGCCAGGGATGGGTGGACCGGATTCGTTCACGTGATAGGATCGCAGACTGCGGCTGCTACTCATCGGTCGACACTCGGACGTTGCGCGGCGAGTTGTCGGCGGGGGGTAGTAAGTTGAATTCAGGTTGGCGGTCTCGCGACCGGGCACAGCCGCTACGGGATGGCGACGGGCTCGGGCGCAGGGGTTTCTCGATCGGCGTGAGGCGCGGTGGGTTCGGCGGTCGCCACGCGAGCTTCCATACAGTCGAGGATCGTGCCCAGCACCTCGCGGACCTGGGCGTCTCCTCCTTCGTGTCCGTGGTATTCGTCGTATTGCAGCAGGATCTCGGCGGACGTCAAACGGGTTCCATTTCGTCCGATGCTCTCGCAGAAGGCTCGTGCGGCAGCTTGCCGCAACTCGATCGTCGTGCCCCCTCGACTGGCCATCTGGACCAGCCCCTGTTGTGACGAGGGGGTCACGTAACGCGAGAGGACTTTCATCGCCGAGGCGGCCAAAGCCGGGTTGTCGAGCGCCGCATGCAAAGCGGGCTCGACATAAGTCAGATCGAATACGTGCCCCTTCTCGCTCGTCAGGCGGTCGAGCCATCCCAAGGCGCCCGCCGCCTGTCGATCGCGTACCTGCTGACCAGGCAACTCGGCGCGCGAACGAGCGAGCAGGTCGGCCAACTGGAACTCGAGCGCCGTGACATCGCGCGGACGTACGATCGAGATGGCACGCGGATCGCGCCGCACGAGCCGTTCGGCCCGCGGCATCGACTCGCTCGAGGCGTAGACCGCGACCGGGATGCGGGCCGTCCGGGTGTCTTTGCGCAACTGGTCGAGCAGATCAACGGCGGTATTGTCGTAGAGCGTGGCCGAGATCAGGATCAGCTCGCAATCGGTCGAGTCGGCGGCAAGGTTGAACAACTCTCGACCATCGACCGACGAGAGCGCCAAGTACCCCATATCATTGAGCATGCCGGCAATCGAGCGACCCACATCGCCGCGCGAATCGGCCACGAGCGCCACCGGCCTGCCCGTCGTGGCAAGAAAGCGAGCAAGCGCCTCGGGGACGAAGCTATCTCCCATGAATCTGCGCGAGGGGGCCAGCTTGAGCACGGCATCGAGTGCCGCGTAACGCAATCGCGGATCGGAATGACGCAAGGCCCTCACGAGCGGCGCCGGTCGCGCGCCGACGGGATCGAGCACGTCGGCCGTGGCGATCTCGCCCAGCAGTCGAGCCGCCGCCGTCGCGGAGCTGACGTCTCCTTCGGCAGGAACGTGGGCCAGCAGATCGACCAGGGCAGCGACGCCCAGTTCCTTCACGGCGTCGATGGCCGCCGCGGGCAGCGGTTGATCGAATCCCACGCGATTCCCGGCGGCGGTGAGCTTCGTCTCGAGATAAAGCCGGCGGATCGTGCGGTCATGCGGGGCGATGCCAAACGCACGAGCGGCCAGATCGGCCGCGACGTCGAGTTCCTCTTGTCGGGCGGAGACCCGTTCCTCGACGAGCCCCGGTTTCTCGGCGTCCCAGCGCCAGACGTTGAGCGGCACGTCGGTGACGGGCTCTTGCAGCGAGAGGACGACGCGGAGCAGTTGCCGCGCACGATCGGCGAGTTGGTCTGCCACGGCGGCGGGTGCCGGCGGCGAAACGCCCAACAGGGCCAGGCTCGTCCCGGCCGAGCGGCGCACCGCCGGATCGGTCGCGGGATCGACGGCCAAGGCCAACAGGACCGCCAGAGGATCTTGTGGCTCGACCTTCATGTTCGGTTCGGCGGCCAACAGGCGACCCACTACCTCGACCCCTTGCGCCGCGAGTGTCGCGTTACCCGATTCGGCCGCCGCGAGGGTCGGGGCCAGGGCGGCTTCTCCGATCGCCACGAGTGCCGTGCGCAGGGCTTCGTGTTCGGCCTCGCGCGCGGGGTCGGCCAATCCCTCGATGACCAGCACGGCCGCCGCCTCGCCACCGGCACGCAAGGTGCGCATCGCGGCGCGACGCTGGGAACGATCGGGTTGCGAAAGCGCTGCGATCGCCGCACTCAAACGTTGAGGATCGCGAGCCAATCGGTCGGCCGCGGCCGTGACCCGGGCCGAGAACTCGCCCCCCATCGGCTGCAACTCGACCTGTCGCGCCAGGCGTAACAAGACGCCCGAGCCGAACTCTTCGGCCAGCGTGGTGAGTTGGGCGTCGTCGAGCGGCTCGGCAGCGAGTCGGGTCAGCAAGGGCCGCGCGGCGGGGGCTTTCTTCAAATCGATAAGGACGTTGACGGCCCGCAGCAATTGAGACGGCGTCGTGGGGTTCGTTTCGAGCAAGGCCACGACATCCGAATCATTCGCCAGGGCAGCGGCTGCTTCGTCGTAGTTGATCGCTGGCGCGGCAGCGGGGGCAGGCGTGGCAAGCGGCGTTTCGGGAGCAGCGGGGTCCGCCGGGGCGGGCGCCGCCGGATCGGCAAAGGGATCGACGTCGTCCTGAGCGTTGACGATCGTGCTCATCGCGGCAAATGCCACGACGACGACCATCCAGCACAACGCCCGAACCGGCAACTTTCTTTCCGCTTGCTCGTCACGGCCAGGCATTACTCCCGCCAAAAGAGCAGGGCCAGTCGTGGGCATGGTGTTTTGGATGGGCATAGGAATGCTCCGCGTGGCCTCTTCTCATCTCCTCGATCTCGCGCGTCTCTGTGTACAAGCGCGCGAAACCGGCTCCCCAGGGCGAAGGACTACTTCGCTCCCGCCGTAGCGGGCTGCGCCGACGACGGCTCGCTCGCTTCGTCGAGCGACAACCGCTGGCGCCAAATGCTAATCTGTCGATCGACTTCCGCCGGGGCCGTCGAGCCGTAGCTCGTAAAGGCGGCCACGGCCTGCTTCGGCCCCAGGACCTTGTAAACGTGTTCGTCGAGCAGTTCGTGCGCCTGGCGAAACTCTTCGACGGGTAGCTCGGCGAGCGCCACGCCTCGATCGAGCGCCTTGCGCACCAGGTTGCCGCACAGGTGGTGGGCCGTGCGCTGCGGCACCCCCAGGCGAATCAGGTGCTCCATCAAGGTCGTCGCATCGAGGTGCCCCCGGTCGAGCCCCGCGGCGATCGACTCGCGGTTCAACTGGGCGCCAGCCACGAGGGGCGCGGCCAGTTCGAGGCAAGCCCGCACGGTGTCGAAGGAGTCGAACAGCGGCTCCTTGTCCTCTTGCAGGTCGCGGTTGTAGGCCAGCGGCAGCCCCTTCACCAGCACCAGCAGGGTCTGGAGATTCCCGATCACGCGAGCCGAGCGACCGCGCGTCAACTCCAGCACGTCGGGATTCACCTTCTGCGGCATGATCGACGAGCCGGTGCAGAACGCCTGGGGCAACTTCAAGAAGCCAAACTCGGTGGTGGACCACAGGATCCACTCCTCGGCCCAGGTGCTGAGGTGGGCGGCAATCACCGTGCAGGCGAAGGCGAATTCGAGGGCAAAGTCGCGATCGCTCGAGGCGTCGATGCTGTTGGCGGCCAACGACTCGAACCCCAGCTCGCGCTGTACGAACTCGCGATCGATGGGCAACGTCGTCCCCGCCAGGGCGGCAGTGCCCAGCGTGAGCATGCCGGCCGAGCGGCGGACATTGGCCAGACGCACGCGGTCGCGCTCGAACTTTTCGCAATAGGCGAGCCAGTAGTGGGGCGCCAGAACCGGCTGAGCCCTTTGCATGTGCGTATAGCCGGGCAGGATCACGTCGCGATCCGCGGCACAGCGGCCGACGAAGGCACGCTGCAACTCGCCAAGCAATTGGTCCAGCTCATCGACCGCGGCACGGACCCACAGTCGCAGGTCGGTGGTGACCTGGTCGTTGCGGCTGCGCGCGGTGTGTAGCTTGCGGCCGACGTCGCCGAGACGCTCGACCAGTGCCCGTTCGATATGCATGTGAATGTCTTCCAGTTCCGTGCGGAACGGGAAGTCGCCGCGATCGATTTCGGCGGCAATTTCAGTCAGGCCGGCGTCGATCTGTGCAAACTCTTCCGACGTGAGCAATCCGACCTGGGCCAACATCTTGGCGTGGGCCCGATTGCAGGTGATGTCCTGCGCGTAGAGCCGCCGGTCGAAGCTGATGCTCTCGCTGAAGGCTTCGACTCGTTGGTCGGTCGCCTGCTGAAAGACTCCACCCCAAGGTTTCTTTGCCACGGCCTTGTTCGACTACCTCCTGGGCAGAGTGCGGAATCATCGCCAACTAATTTAAGCTAAATGGCTTACGTCGAAGTGTCAACTCGTCAGAACGGGCGATGTGCAGACGATTGCCTAGATTCTTAGCACGAACTTCTGCCTTTCCGCCAGGGCCCACGCGGCTGCAAACCGGCCTTGCCGTGCGGTTTGCGCCGGCGGTGGAACAGCCACGCGAGATCGCAACCCCAGGCATGGCCGCCAATACCATGTCGCCCGAACTTGGCGACGAATTGAACGCCGTGCGGATCGTGCGGTTTATGACCTTGCTGGGGGAGCAGGTCTTCCCAGTCGCGCGGGGCCGAACGACGCGGCTGGCGGCAAGGGCGGAGCGGGGGTCGGGCGAGTTCCCAGGAGGATCGCGCGGCGACCCGCCATGGCCCCCGCAGAGCTTGCCGAATCGCAAGACACGACCTTGCGGCGCGAAGCGGTTCGGTCCTTGTGTGGGACATCGCACAAATGCTAATCTCGGTGAATTTTACTGACCGCCACCGGGCTCGCCTTGCGCCAGCTCATTCCGTCGAGAAGGGAAGTCTCCGTGCCGCGCCGCGACGACCTGCATAAGATCCTCATCATCGGCTCCGGGCCCATCGTGATTGGCCAGGCGTGCGAGTTCGATTATTCGGGCACGCAGGCCTGCAAGGCTTTGCGTGAGGAGGGATACGAGGTGGTGCTGGTGAACTCGAATCCGGCCACGATCATGACCGATCCCGAGACCGCCGACCGCACCTACATCGAGCCCTTGACCTGGGAGATAGTCGCCAAGGTGATCGAGATCGAGCGTCCCGACGCGGTGCTGCCCACGCTGGGGGGGCAGACGGGCTTGAACCTGGCGATGGACCTGGCCCGGCACGGGGTACTCGAGAAGTACGGCGTCGAGATGATCGGCGCGCGCCCCGATGTGATCGCCAAGGCCGAAGAGCGGGCCCAGTTCAAAGTGGCGATGGAGAAGATCGGCCTCGAGGTCTGCCGCGGCGAGACGGTCCAGACGCTGGAAGAAGCGCGCCGCGTCGTGCAGATGACCGGGCTGCCCGCGGTCGTGCGTCCCAGCTTCACGATGGGGGGGAGCGGTTCGAGCATCGCCTACAACCGCGACGAGTTCGAAATGCTCGTCAGCCGCGGGCTGGCCGCGTCCCCCATCAGCGAGGTGCTGATCGAAGAGTCGATCCTCGGCTGGAAAGAATACGAGATGGAGGTGATGCGCGACGTCGACGACAACGTCGTCATCATCTGCTCGATCGAGAACTTCGACCCGATGGGCATTCACACCGGCGACTCGATCACGGTCGCGCCGGCGCAAACCCTGACCGACAAGGAATACCAGCGGATGCGCGACGCCTCGCTCGCGGTGATTCGCGAGATCGGTGTCGAGACGGGGGGCTCGAACATCCAGTTCGCCATCGATCCCCGCTCGGGGCGGATGATCGTCATCGAGATGAACCCCCGCGTAAGTCGTTCGAGCGCCCTCGCCTCGAAGGCCACCGGGTTCCCCATCGCCAAGATCGCCGCCAAGCTGGCCGTGGGCTATCGCCTGCACGAGCTGCCGAATGACATTACCCGCGAGACGATGGCCTGCTTCGAGCCGACCATCGATTACGTGGTGACGAAGATTCCGCGTTTCGCCTTCGAGAAGTTCCCCGAGGCCGACGCCACGCTGACCACGCAGATGAAAAGCGTCGGCGAGACGATGGCGATCGGGCGGACGTTCAAGGAGTCGTTCCAGAAAGCGCTTCGCGGACTCGAAGTCGGCAGCTTCGGCTTCGGCTGCGACGCCAAGGATCGCTGGGGGACGCCGCAGCAACCCGCCAAGGACGAGATTCGGGCCAAGCTCGCCTACGGCAACTCGGAACGGGTCTGGTATCTGCGCTACGCCCTGCTGTCGGAGATGACGATCGAGGAGATTCACGATATTACGGGCATCGACCCGTGGTTCCTCGATAACCTGCAAGAGCTGGTCGAGATCGAACGCGAGCTGCGCGCCGTGCCGGCGCTCGAGCAGGTCGACACCGGCCTGTTGCGACGCGCCAAGCAGTCGGGCTTCGCCGATCGGCAGTTGGCGACGATCTGGAACTCCACGGAAATGGATGTCCGCGCCGAGCGCAAGCGCCGCGGCATCGTGGCGACCTTCAAATCGGTCGATACCTGTGCGGCGGAATTCGAAGCCTATACGCCGTACTTCTACTCAACCTACGAAATCGAGGACGAGACCCCCGCCAAGCAAGCGGGCGTTCGCCGCATCGTGATTCTGGGGGGCGGCCCCAATCGCATCGGACAGGGCATCGAGTTCGATTACTGCTGCTGTCACGCGAGCTTCGCGCTGCGCGAGCTGGGCATCGAATCGATCATGGTCAACTCGAACCCCGAAACGGTCAGCACCGACTACGACACGAGCGACCTACTCTTCTTCGAACCGCTGACGACCGAAGACGTGCTCAACATTTGCGACCGCGTGCAGCCCGACGGCGTGATCGTGCAGTTCGGCGGACAGACGCCGCTGAATCTGGCTCGGGCGCTGTCGACGGCGGGCGTGCCGATCATCGGCACGAGCGTCGACACGATCGAAGACGCCGAAGACCGCGAGAAGTTTGCCCGCCTGCTCCAACGGCTCGATTTGAAGCAGCCGGCCAACGGCATTGCCCGCACGATGGCCGAGGCCCGCGCCCAGGCCGAGAAGATCGGCTTTCCGTCACTCGTGCGTCCCAGCTTCGTGCTCGGTGGCCGGGCGATGGAAATCTGCTACGACATGGCGCAGTTCGAGCGTTTCGTGGCCGAGGCGTTTGTCGTGGCCCAGGGCCAGCCGGTGCTGATCGACCGCTTCCTGGAAGACGCGATCGAAGTTGATGTCGACGCCATCTCGGACGGCCAGCGGGTGATCGTGGCCGGCATCATGGAGCACATCGAGGAGGCGGGCGTTCACTCGGGCGACTCGGCCTGTGCCCTGCCCCCCTACAGCCTGCCGATGCAGATCATCGACGAGATTCGCGAAGCGACCCGCAAACTCGCGCTGCACATGCAGGTCAAGGGGCTGATGAACATCCAGTTCGCTATCAAGCGCGAAGAAGGGCTGCCCGTCGTCTACGTGCTGGAAGTGAATCCGCGCGCCAGCCGCACGGTGCCCTTCGTATCGAAGGCCATCGGCCTGCCGGTGGCCAAGGCGGCCGCCAAGGTGATGGCCGGCATCACGCTCGAGGAACAGGGACTCGAAAGCATGCCGATCCCGGCTCACTCGTCGGTCAAGGAAAGCGTCTTCCCCTTCGTCAAGTTCGCCGGCACCGACATCGTGCTGGGGCCCGAGATGAAGTCGACCGGCGAGGTGATGGGCACGAGCGACAAGTTCTCGATCGCCTTCGCCAAAAGCCAGCTCGCCGCCGGCGTCGTGCTGCCCGAAAAGGGAAACATCTTCATTAGCGTCGCCGCGCGCAACAAGTCGGGCGTGGTGGGGCTGGCCTCGAAGCTCGATTATCTGGGCTTCAACCTGATGGCCACCTCGGGGACGGCGCGGCTGCTGGAAGAGGCGAACATCAAGGTCCGCCGCGTGAAGAAGCTGCAAGAGGGGCATCCCAACCTGCTCGATCACCTGATCGACGGCGAGATCCAGCTCATCATCAACACGCCCAGCGGCAAAGGAGCCCGCACGGACGAAGGCCGCATCCGCGCGGCCGCCGTGATGTACGGCGTGCCCTGCATCACCACGATGCAGGCGGCGGAAGTAGCCGTCCGCGCGATGGCCGCCCTGCGCGAGGAAGAAATGACCGTGCAATCGCTGCAAGATCGCTTCTGCGAGGCGCAATAACTTGCGTCATAGCCGGTTCACTGCTCAATTCTGCATTGCGGGAGCGCTTCATGGGCTTTGTCCGTCAGGCCTGACGAAGCTGACGTGCCAGCAAGGTCAGCGAAATCGGAACGGCGCAGGCACTGACGGCGGCTGCCAGAGCGGTAATCTCGGAAAGGTTCACGTTGAGCGATCCCTGAATTGACGCAAGAGGTTTCAGGCCAACGTATACTCGACCGTTCCTTGACGGGCAAT
The nucleotide sequence above comes from Pirellulales bacterium. Encoded proteins:
- the scpB gene encoding SMC-Scp complex subunit ScpB — protein: MARVEAVLLLAREPLGPRKLARIASLADGTEARTLVRRLNETYDRVGCAFRIEEVAGGYQLLTRPKFASWLRRLYPPQIETRLSSPALETLAVVAYRQPAVRAEIESIRGVQCGEMLRLLMERDLVRIMGRSEELGRPYLYGTTRRFLELFGLRDLDELPRAEILRLRATPPAAGVTATPAIATSFSHPSGTEEE
- the hemA gene encoding glutamyl-tRNA reductase, yielding MKVQMVGCSHHRSPVAVRERLAFTPGQAQEALARFRRRFPEAEAVLLSTCNRVEVYTAVEEPAALPTHQQVAEFLAEFHGIELYEIFDDLFERTGEDAVRHLFTVAASLDSMVVGEPQILAQVKQAYQMATDRESTGPLTHAIFQAALKVARRVQSETQLSQKRVSIPSVAVGDFASQIFERFDDKRVLAIGAGEMAEETLLYLRDAGAQDITVVNRTQQRAVELAAKFSGRAAPWTDLERLLIDADLVVTATGAAEPIVRRAEFVRIEEARYQRPLFVLDLAMPRDFDSAIGDMLGVYLYTIDDLRAACVRNQKERDRELPGAIRIIEEETSSFMAELHHRATGPIIQRLKQGWEEPKEAELRRLFNKLPELDDRSRVEVRQSFDRLVNKLLHPPLESLRDEARQGSVHGLLEALKRLFQLRD
- a CDS encoding sigma-54-dependent Fis family transcriptional regulator — translated: MSSSRSLRSYHVNESGPPIPGIIGNGEAMQRVYKLTRQVARSKTSVLLLGETGTGKELIAKAVHQLSPRGNGPFVRVNCGALTESLLESELFGHVRGSFTGAIDNRTGRFEAAHTGTVFLDEINSTTPKLQVKLLRVLQEREFERVGDTQTIRVDTRVIAASNRDLRDEVEADRFREDLYYRLNVVPVYLPPLRERREDIPELVVHFLNYYNEENDRYVVHIEREALEALQDYHWPGNVRELQNYIERAVVLAVGDELTTDLLPPSVLGREQRSVFRSRPVDLETLTYEVVQQGVANAGPHEDNLHAKIVNRVERELIAQVMTVCDNVQIKAAAKLGINRNTLHKKLKEYGLDADNEVEEVPAPARAR
- the carB gene encoding carbamoyl-phosphate synthase large subunit; translated protein: MPRRDDLHKILIIGSGPIVIGQACEFDYSGTQACKALREEGYEVVLVNSNPATIMTDPETADRTYIEPLTWEIVAKVIEIERPDAVLPTLGGQTGLNLAMDLARHGVLEKYGVEMIGARPDVIAKAEERAQFKVAMEKIGLEVCRGETVQTLEEARRVVQMTGLPAVVRPSFTMGGSGSSIAYNRDEFEMLVSRGLAASPISEVLIEESILGWKEYEMEVMRDVDDNVVIICSIENFDPMGIHTGDSITVAPAQTLTDKEYQRMRDASLAVIREIGVETGGSNIQFAIDPRSGRMIVIEMNPRVSRSSALASKATGFPIAKIAAKLAVGYRLHELPNDITRETMACFEPTIDYVVTKIPRFAFEKFPEADATLTTQMKSVGETMAIGRTFKESFQKALRGLEVGSFGFGCDAKDRWGTPQQPAKDEIRAKLAYGNSERVWYLRYALLSEMTIEEIHDITGIDPWFLDNLQELVEIERELRAVPALEQVDTGLLRRAKQSGFADRQLATIWNSTEMDVRAERKRRGIVATFKSVDTCAAEFEAYTPYFYSTYEIEDETPAKQAGVRRIVILGGGPNRIGQGIEFDYCCCHASFALRELGIESIMVNSNPETVSTDYDTSDLLFFEPLTTEDVLNICDRVQPDGVIVQFGGQTPLNLARALSTAGVPIIGTSVDTIEDAEDREKFARLLQRLDLKQPANGIARTMAEARAQAEKIGFPSLVRPSFVLGGRAMEICYDMAQFERFVAEAFVVAQGQPVLIDRFLEDAIEVDVDAISDGQRVIVAGIMEHIEEAGVHSGDSACALPPYSLPMQIIDEIREATRKLALHMQVKGLMNIQFAIKREEGLPVVYVLEVNPRASRTVPFVSKAIGLPVAKAAAKVMAGITLEEQGLESMPIPAHSSVKESVFPFVKFAGTDIVLGPEMKSTGEVMGTSDKFSIAFAKSQLAAGVVLPEKGNIFISVAARNKSGVVGLASKLDYLGFNLMATSGTARLLEEANIKVRRVKKLQEGHPNLLDHLIDGEIQLIINTPSGKGARTDEGRIRAAAVMYGVPCITTMQAAEVAVRAMAALREEEMTVQSLQDRFCEAQ
- the argH gene encoding argininosuccinate lyase is translated as MAKKPWGGVFQQATDQRVEAFSESISFDRRLYAQDITCNRAHAKMLAQVGLLTSEEFAQIDAGLTEIAAEIDRGDFPFRTELEDIHMHIERALVERLGDVGRKLHTARSRNDQVTTDLRLWVRAAVDELDQLLGELQRAFVGRCAADRDVILPGYTHMQRAQPVLAPHYWLAYCEKFERDRVRLANVRRSAGMLTLGTAALAGTTLPIDREFVQRELGFESLAANSIDASSDRDFALEFAFACTVIAAHLSTWAEEWILWSTTEFGFLKLPQAFCTGSSIMPQKVNPDVLELTRGRSARVIGNLQTLLVLVKGLPLAYNRDLQEDKEPLFDSFDTVRACLELAAPLVAGAQLNRESIAAGLDRGHLDATTLMEHLIRLGVPQRTAHHLCGNLVRKALDRGVALAELPVEEFRQAHELLDEHVYKVLGPKQAVAAFTSYGSTAPAEVDRQISIWRQRLSLDEASEPSSAQPATAGAK
- the ccsA gene encoding cytochrome c biogenesis protein CcsA, which encodes MSWQIQIICFAASYSVALALEVTRLFLRSGLRGAAMVAFAGAGLLAQTIFLAQRAAQTAVPLSSEFDWYLVAAWLLVVLYLYLMYYHPRAPLGLFLLPVVLALIGIAAYVADRHPFPETRASLVWGSLHGVLLLLGTVTLIVGFVTGVMYLVGAYRLKHKLPPTRRFQLPSLEWLQRMNGRSIGLAVILLGLGVLSGAVLNVVNHSKQAEYVPWNDPVIVSSLVLVGWLVAVTVFNTFYKPARTGRKTAYLTLASFVLLVLALGISLLGESGHGGAPARDAIPSREGAA